The proteins below are encoded in one region of Paenibacillus sp. YYML68:
- the mtaB gene encoding tRNA (N(6)-L-threonylcarbamoyladenosine(37)-C(2))-methylthiotransferase MtaB: MSTVAFHTLGCKVNFYDTEAIWQLFKHEGYEQVDFESTADIYVINTCTVTNTGDKKSRQMIRRAIRRNPEAIIAVTGCYAQTSPAEILAIPGVDLVIGTQDRDKILTYVQQLQAERQPINAVRNIMKTRAFEELDVPDFADRTRAFLKIQEGCNNFCTFCIIPWSRGLMRSREPESVLNQARMLVDAGYQEIVLTGIHTGGYGEDMEDYSLAKLLWDLDKVEGLKRIRISSIEASQITDEVLEVLQRSDKMCRHLHIPLQAGSNDVLKRMRRKYTVEEFASKLEHIKRIMPGAAITTDVIVGFPGETEEMFREGYAFMERMGFSEMHVFPYSKRTGTPAARMDDQVDEEIKNARVHELIDLSERMQLAYAQQFVGQELEIIPERDYKGQPGSGLVMGYSDNYLSVVFEGSEDWIGEVCRVKVTEAGVNECRGELVEAPSVEAVSGRLAAGGKNSVASATVQAADSIPGQAVKAV; this comes from the coding sequence ATGTCGACAGTCGCTTTTCACACATTGGGCTGTAAGGTTAACTTCTACGATACGGAAGCGATCTGGCAGCTGTTCAAGCACGAAGGCTATGAGCAGGTCGACTTCGAATCGACGGCGGATATCTATGTAATCAACACGTGTACGGTTACGAATACGGGCGATAAGAAGTCTCGCCAGATGATACGCCGTGCCATACGGCGCAACCCGGAGGCGATCATCGCGGTGACAGGCTGCTACGCGCAGACGTCCCCAGCGGAAATTCTCGCAATTCCTGGTGTCGATCTCGTTATTGGCACGCAGGATCGGGATAAGATATTGACCTACGTCCAGCAGCTGCAGGCGGAGCGTCAGCCGATCAATGCAGTGCGTAACATTATGAAGACACGGGCGTTCGAGGAGCTGGACGTGCCGGATTTTGCCGATCGTACGCGTGCTTTTCTTAAAATTCAAGAGGGCTGCAACAACTTCTGTACGTTCTGTATTATTCCGTGGTCGCGCGGTCTGATGCGCAGTCGGGAGCCAGAGAGCGTGCTGAATCAGGCGCGGATGCTCGTGGACGCAGGCTATCAGGAAATCGTGCTGACAGGTATTCATACTGGCGGTTACGGTGAAGATATGGAAGATTACAGTCTCGCGAAGCTGCTGTGGGATCTGGACAAGGTGGAAGGGCTGAAGCGCATTCGGATCAGCTCGATCGAGGCGAGTCAGATTACGGACGAGGTGCTGGAGGTGCTGCAGCGCTCGGACAAGATGTGCCGACATCTGCACATTCCGCTGCAGGCGGGCTCGAACGATGTGCTGAAGCGGATGCGCCGCAAGTACACGGTCGAGGAGTTCGCATCGAAGCTGGAGCATATTAAGCGCATTATGCCGGGTGCCGCGATTACGACCGACGTCATCGTCGGCTTCCCTGGCGAGACGGAGGAGATGTTCCGCGAGGGCTATGCGTTCATGGAGCGGATGGGCTTCTCGGAGATGCATGTGTTCCCGTACTCCAAGCGCACAGGTACGCCTGCGGCCCGGATGGACGATCAGGTGGACGAGGAGATCAAGAACGCACGCGTCCATGAGCTGATCGATCTGTCCGAACGGATGCAGCTGGCGTATGCACAGCAGTTCGTCGGTCAGGAGCTGGAAATTATTCCGGAGCGCGATTATAAGGGTCAGCCGGGCAGCGGCCTTGTGATGGGCTACTCCGACAACTACTTGTCCGTCGTATTCGAGGGTAGCGAGGATTGGATCGGGGAAGTGTGCCGCGTGAAGGTAACAGAGGCGGGCGTGAACGAATGCCGGGGCGAGCTGGTCGAGGCACCTAGCGTTGAGGCGGTCTCTGGTCGGTTAGCTGCCGGAGGCAAGAACTCTGTTGCTTCGGCAACGGTTCAAGCTGCAGACTCGATACCCGGACAAGCGGTGAAGGCCGTTTAG
- a CDS encoding site-2 protease family protein: MDWMSSFLAFPVDEIPFIFLVLLLSFAVHEFAHAVLADKFGDPTPRSMGRVTLNPRVHIDWLGMIFFLVIGVGWSKPTLVNRAKFSNPRLMGLIVSFAGPLSNLVLGFLSLALFLAMQQFGWLEGMNAGVQAAILTFMRWMVVQNVFLFILNLIPFPALDGYRILEDLLPRPWAQKLHQYQQWLFYAVLLMFFIPPLRAVTLGPIFALQGDILALFTIILAPIFGVPVKL; the protein is encoded by the coding sequence ATGGATTGGATGAGCTCGTTTCTCGCTTTTCCTGTTGATGAGATCCCGTTCATCTTCCTCGTGCTGCTGCTCTCGTTCGCAGTGCACGAGTTCGCGCATGCGGTGCTCGCCGACAAGTTCGGCGACCCGACTCCGCGCTCGATGGGGCGGGTAACGCTCAATCCGCGTGTCCACATCGACTGGCTCGGCATGATCTTCTTCCTCGTAATCGGGGTCGGCTGGTCGAAGCCTACGCTCGTGAACCGGGCCAAATTCTCGAATCCACGGCTGATGGGGCTGATCGTCTCGTTCGCAGGACCGCTCAGTAATCTCGTGCTAGGCTTCTTGAGCTTGGCGCTGTTCCTCGCTATGCAGCAGTTCGGCTGGCTGGAAGGGATGAACGCGGGTGTACAGGCAGCCATCCTTACGTTCATGCGCTGGATGGTCGTACAGAATGTGTTCTTATTTATATTGAACCTCATTCCTTTTCCTGCTCTTGATGGCTACCGGATTCTGGAGGATCTGCTGCCGCGTCCTTGGGCACAGAAGCTGCACCAATACCAGCAATGGCTGTTCTATGCGGTGCTGCTGATGTTCTTCATCCCGCCGCTGCGAGCGGTGACGCTCGGGCCGATCTTCGCGCTGCAGGGCGATATTCTCGCGCTGTTCACGATCATATTGGCTCCGATCTTCGGCGTTCCGGTCAAGCTGTAG
- a CDS encoding class I SAM-dependent rRNA methyltransferase translates to MAVVVLHKKRKKRLEEGHPWVYKTEIERVDGEPANGQLVAVHRHDGQYLATGYYNEASQLTVRIVGYEPLAAMDRAWFADRLNVCRELRERFVPQARSYRLVYGEADFLPGLIVDKFEDVLVVQVLTLGMELVREELVAALVEVMQPAGIYERSDVSVRKLEGLEERKGVLYGDCPRHVTIRENGLLLEVDIVEGQKTGYFFDQRENRAAIAPLMLGWGKRSGIQTVEKQQDDGTVARVPVNKSGTEVTFPYWDGATVLECFSHTGSFTLHACKYGAKKVTCLDISEHAIESAKRNVELNGFTDRVEFVVADAFDYLRAQARGLDQKKERSQASQRKVDTSVALEAGKGRTWDVVILDPPAFAKSRGAVEGACRGYKDINLHGMKLVNEGGFLVTASCSYHMKPELFLETIQAAATDAGKTLRLIEFRAAGTDHPRILGVEEGHYLKFAIFEVRTRR, encoded by the coding sequence ATGGCAGTTGTAGTTTTACATAAGAAACGGAAGAAAAGGCTCGAGGAAGGTCATCCTTGGGTCTACAAAACAGAAATCGAGCGCGTGGATGGCGAGCCTGCGAACGGTCAGCTTGTGGCAGTACATCGCCATGACGGCCAGTACCTCGCGACTGGCTACTATAATGAAGCGTCTCAGCTCACCGTGCGTATCGTCGGCTATGAGCCGCTCGCGGCGATGGACCGCGCTTGGTTCGCGGACCGGCTGAACGTATGCCGCGAGCTGCGGGAGCGGTTCGTGCCACAGGCAAGGTCGTATCGGCTCGTCTATGGGGAGGCGGATTTCCTCCCGGGACTCATCGTGGATAAGTTCGAGGATGTACTGGTGGTGCAGGTGCTGACGCTCGGGATGGAGCTGGTGCGTGAGGAGCTCGTGGCGGCATTGGTCGAGGTAATGCAGCCTGCAGGTATCTATGAGCGAAGCGACGTCAGTGTGCGCAAGCTCGAAGGGCTGGAGGAGCGCAAGGGCGTGCTCTACGGCGATTGCCCACGGCATGTGACGATTCGCGAGAACGGTCTGCTGCTGGAGGTCGACATTGTCGAAGGACAGAAGACCGGATACTTTTTTGACCAGCGTGAAAATCGTGCCGCCATCGCCCCGCTCATGCTCGGCTGGGGGAAGCGCAGCGGCATTCAGACGGTGGAGAAGCAGCAGGACGACGGAACGGTTGCTCGTGTACCAGTCAACAAGAGCGGCACCGAGGTGACGTTCCCGTACTGGGACGGTGCGACGGTGCTGGAATGCTTCTCGCATACCGGCAGCTTCACGCTGCATGCTTGCAAGTATGGCGCCAAGAAGGTGACATGTCTTGACATATCCGAGCATGCGATCGAGTCCGCGAAGCGCAATGTCGAGCTGAACGGCTTCACCGACCGAGTTGAGTTCGTCGTCGCGGATGCGTTCGACTACTTGCGTGCGCAGGCGCGTGGCCTCGATCAGAAGAAGGAGCGCAGCCAGGCCAGTCAGAGGAAGGTCGACACCTCGGTAGCGCTCGAGGCAGGCAAGGGCCGGACGTGGGACGTCGTCATTCTCGACCCTCCGGCGTTCGCCAAGTCGAGAGGCGCGGTGGAGGGCGCGTGCCGCGGCTACAAGGATATTAACCTGCACGGCATGAAGCTCGTCAACGAAGGCGGCTTCCTCGTGACGGCCAGCTGCTCGTATCATATGAAGCCGGAGCTGTTCCTCGAGACGATCCAAGCGGCGGCGACAGATGCGGGCAAGACGCTGCGTCTGATCGAATTCCGTGCGGCTGGCACGGATCATCCGCGTATACTGGGCGTAGAAGAAGGTCATTATTTGAAATTTGCAATATTCGAGGTTCGTACGCGCAGGTAG
- a CDS encoding NUDIX hydrolase, with translation MKEISAGGVVYRKSADGLEVQLIQDRYGKITLPKGKMEPGETIEETALREILEETGITGTIIAPLETIHYQFHLTGVGTVDKEVHYYLVEAVGGTLQAQVEEIRGVEWLQPLEAWNQQKSSGYGNNDSVLHKALKALGYEVN, from the coding sequence ATGAAGGAGATTTCAGCAGGCGGTGTCGTCTATCGGAAGTCCGCTGACGGGCTGGAGGTACAGCTCATTCAGGATCGCTACGGCAAAATTACGCTGCCCAAAGGGAAGATGGAGCCTGGCGAGACGATTGAAGAAACGGCGCTTCGTGAAATATTAGAGGAGACCGGCATTACGGGCACCATTATCGCGCCGCTCGAGACGATTCATTATCAATTTCACCTGACAGGCGTCGGTACAGTCGATAAAGAGGTTCACTATTACTTGGTCGAGGCGGTCGGTGGCACGCTACAGGCGCAGGTCGAGGAAATTCGCGGCGTCGAATGGCTGCAGCCGCTCGAGGCGTGGAATCAGCAGAAGAGCTCCGGGTACGGCAATAACGATTCGGTCTTACATAAGGCGCTCAAGGCGCTAGGATATGAGGTGAATTAA
- the deoC gene encoding deoxyribose-phosphate aldolase produces MANAFELSKLPAYIDHTLLKADADEQAIRKLCDEAKQYGFYSVCVNGTWVPLCKELLEGSGVKISVVCGFPLGATDPVIKAAEAAKAVEQGAAEIDMVLQIGRLKQGDLDYVCEDIRGVVMAVEGRAIVKVIFETGALTDEQIRTACELSVEAGAHYVKTSTGFGPGGATVEHIALMRSLVPDNVGVKASGGIRDLDTAVRMIEAGATRLGTSSGVALMQGVSGGNGY; encoded by the coding sequence ATGGCGAATGCATTCGAGCTGAGCAAGCTGCCGGCTTATATCGATCATACATTGCTGAAGGCTGATGCGGACGAGCAAGCGATCCGCAAGCTGTGTGACGAGGCGAAGCAGTACGGGTTCTACAGCGTCTGTGTGAACGGTACGTGGGTGCCGCTGTGTAAGGAGCTGCTGGAAGGGTCTGGTGTGAAGATCAGCGTCGTGTGTGGCTTTCCGCTAGGGGCGACGGATCCGGTCATTAAGGCGGCGGAGGCGGCGAAGGCCGTCGAGCAGGGCGCTGCGGAGATCGATATGGTGCTGCAGATTGGTCGACTTAAGCAGGGGGATCTCGATTACGTATGCGAGGACATTCGTGGCGTGGTGATGGCTGTCGAAGGACGCGCAATCGTGAAGGTGATCTTCGAGACTGGCGCACTGACGGACGAGCAGATCCGTACGGCCTGTGAGCTGTCGGTCGAAGCGGGCGCCCATTATGTCAAGACGTCGACGGGCTTCGGTCCGGGCGGGGCGACAGTCGAGCACATTGCGCTGATGCGTAGCCTCGTGCCGGACAATGTCGGCGTGAAGGCATCGGGCGGCATCCGCGATCTTGATACGGCGGTACGTATGATCGAGGCGGGCGCGACGCGCCTTGGGACGAGCTCCGGTGTGGCACTTATGCAAGGCGTATCCGGCGGGAACGGATACTAA
- a CDS encoding MDR family MFS transporter: MEHLSDKRKATIMLALMASMFFAAINQTIVSTAMPRIIAMLGGMEYYSWVIMIYMLTSTVSTILVGKLSDLYGRKPFLLGGIVVFMIGAFLTGLSTSITQMIAFRGIQGLGGGVLMAVTTMAVGDLYAPRERAKWTGLMMGIFGLSSVIGPTLGGFMIDHMDWKWLFWIFLPLGIVAFTMIMRMFPKVPKVENVTIDYWGSLFLSLSIISLLLGFTWAGTKYDWGSFEIIGLFSLGVVFAAILVLIERKALNPVLPLSLFKNGIVNISNMVGFLINAGMMGAMVYLPFFVQGVEGLSPTQSGFVNMPMMIMMIVLSSLVGRWMTKTGTYKRYAVAGVFSMIVGMTMMMFMDSVTMAVASMCVFGVGLGLCMPVFTLTVQNAVPADQLGVATASATLFRNLGGTIGIAVLGSVMNSAITSNLQRSFQASAGSVDLTKLEPGVAEQAATFMNPQILLDQPKLSSILASVPTDLKPLLEQLVASLRLVLAESLSVVFMTGAGLLGAALLLVFFLKEIPLRSGQRPAEMQGVNDKATESPSVLQP; this comes from the coding sequence ATGGAACATTTATCAGATAAGCGCAAAGCGACCATCATGCTCGCCTTAATGGCGTCCATGTTTTTCGCTGCTATTAACCAGACGATCGTCAGCACAGCCATGCCGCGAATCATTGCCATGCTTGGAGGCATGGAATATTATTCATGGGTCATTATGATCTATATGCTGACCTCCACCGTATCCACGATCTTGGTCGGCAAGCTGTCGGATCTGTACGGTCGTAAGCCATTCCTGCTCGGCGGTATCGTCGTATTCATGATTGGTGCCTTCCTGACCGGATTGTCGACCAGCATCACCCAGATGATTGCCTTTCGCGGTATTCAAGGACTCGGGGGCGGCGTGCTCATGGCGGTCACAACGATGGCGGTAGGCGACTTGTATGCGCCGCGGGAGAGAGCGAAGTGGACGGGACTAATGATGGGCATATTCGGGTTGTCGAGCGTCATCGGTCCGACACTTGGCGGCTTCATGATCGATCACATGGATTGGAAATGGCTGTTCTGGATCTTCCTTCCACTCGGGATCGTCGCCTTCACCATGATTATGCGCATGTTCCCCAAGGTTCCAAAGGTGGAGAACGTTACGATCGACTATTGGGGCTCGCTGTTTCTATCCCTCAGCATTATCTCGTTGCTGCTCGGATTTACTTGGGCGGGCACGAAGTACGACTGGGGCTCCTTCGAGATTATAGGCCTGTTCTCGCTTGGTGTTGTATTCGCGGCTATCCTCGTGCTGATCGAGCGCAAGGCCCTTAATCCGGTGCTTCCTCTATCCTTGTTCAAAAACGGCATCGTCAACATTTCGAATATGGTCGGTTTTCTCATTAATGCGGGGATGATGGGCGCGATGGTCTACTTACCGTTCTTCGTACAAGGCGTCGAAGGACTGTCGCCGACGCAGTCGGGCTTTGTGAACATGCCGATGATGATTATGATGATTGTGCTGAGCAGTCTCGTCGGACGCTGGATGACGAAGACCGGCACCTACAAGCGATACGCTGTAGCCGGTGTCTTCTCGATGATCGTGGGCATGACGATGATGATGTTCATGGACAGTGTGACGATGGCGGTCGCCAGCATGTGCGTATTCGGCGTAGGTCTCGGCCTGTGCATGCCCGTGTTCACCCTTACTGTACAGAACGCAGTGCCTGCCGACCAGCTAGGCGTAGCGACAGCATCGGCAACGTTGTTCCGCAATCTCGGAGGTACGATTGGCATCGCCGTGCTCGGCTCTGTGATGAACTCGGCTATTACGTCGAATCTCCAGCGATCGTTCCAGGCGAGTGCAGGCAGCGTCGATCTGACGAAGCTGGAGCCAGGCGTCGCGGAGCAGGCAGCGACATTTATGAATCCGCAAATTTTACTCGATCAGCCGAAGCTCAGCTCCATCTTAGCGTCGGTGCCAACGGATCTGAAGCCGCTGCTTGAGCAGCTAGTCGCCTCGCTGCGCCTCGTGCTAGCGGAGTCATTGTCCGTCGTCTTCATGACGGGAGCCGGATTGTTGGGAGCGGCGCTGCTGCTCGTCTTTTTCCTCAAGGAAATTCCGCTACGATCGGGTCAGAGGCCAGCAGAGATGCAAGGCGTTAATGACAAGGCTACCGAGAGCCCATCCGTGCTGCAGCCGTAA
- a CDS encoding nitroreductase, whose translation MDVFQAIRERRSIGRVKPDPISRERIEQLLEAANWAPSHHATEPWRFYVMTGAGRQRLGEAYADIAMQSVGGGAGAAVVSGAAEPTEAKQAERAKHIAKAYRAPVVIAVSVSPSAKPGVNRIEEFAAAHCAVHNMLLAAHALGLGAIWRSGEPMYHPRMKEAFGLADTEELVALVYVGEPAVPQPECTRRPVQQKTVWLEE comes from the coding sequence TTGGACGTATTTCAAGCGATACGGGAGCGCCGTTCGATCGGACGGGTGAAGCCGGACCCGATCAGCCGCGAGCGGATCGAGCAGCTGCTGGAGGCGGCCAACTGGGCGCCGAGCCACCATGCGACAGAGCCGTGGCGGTTCTATGTGATGACGGGCGCAGGTCGGCAGCGTCTCGGCGAGGCGTATGCGGACATTGCGATGCAGTCTGTCGGCGGTGGAGCCGGAGCAGCTGTTGTCTCAGGCGCAGCGGAGCCGACTGAGGCGAAGCAGGCAGAGCGAGCGAAGCATATCGCCAAGGCTTACCGGGCGCCAGTCGTCATTGCCGTATCGGTATCGCCTTCCGCGAAGCCCGGCGTGAATCGCATCGAGGAATTCGCTGCCGCTCATTGCGCGGTTCATAATATGCTGCTTGCCGCTCATGCTCTCGGCCTTGGCGCGATCTGGCGCTCCGGCGAGCCGATGTATCATCCGCGCATGAAGGAGGCGTTCGGTCTCGCAGATACGGAGGAGCTCGTTGCGCTCGTGTACGTTGGCGAGCCGGCGGTCCCGCAGCCTGAATGTACGCGTAGACCGGTGCAGCAGAAGACGGTGTGGCTGGAGGAGTAG
- a CDS encoding 16S rRNA (uracil(1498)-N(3))-methyltransferase: protein MQRYFIQPEQFGADTVTITGDDAHHLIRVMRAKEGDRVIVSDGMSREARVVVRSLEGGQAVADIEELLALENEPAVDVWIAQSLPKGDKLELVIQKGTEIGASRFIPFTSERTVVQWDAKKEGKRLERLQKIAKEAAEQAHRNRVPEVSGVLSWKQLLQLVPDVDAAWFCYEKQNTQQLRSLIREAVASSGQPQAAETSLAGEAVAVTDSERPVDADAQAGGEAASSAASRRLRLLLIVGPEGGFTEKEAEAAEAAGCRAVSLGRRILRTETAAMVGLTCILYESGEMGGME, encoded by the coding sequence ATGCAACGATATTTCATACAGCCGGAGCAATTCGGTGCTGATACAGTTACGATAACGGGTGACGATGCTCACCATCTTATAAGAGTAATGCGGGCCAAGGAAGGCGATCGCGTCATCGTCAGCGACGGCATGAGCCGCGAGGCTCGCGTTGTCGTGCGCTCGCTGGAGGGCGGACAAGCAGTGGCCGATATTGAGGAGCTGCTGGCGTTGGAGAACGAGCCTGCGGTTGACGTCTGGATCGCCCAGAGCTTGCCGAAGGGCGACAAGCTGGAGCTCGTCATCCAGAAGGGAACGGAGATCGGCGCGAGCCGGTTCATTCCGTTCACCTCGGAGCGGACGGTCGTCCAGTGGGACGCGAAGAAGGAAGGGAAGCGGCTCGAGCGGCTGCAGAAGATTGCGAAGGAGGCGGCCGAGCAGGCGCACCGTAACCGGGTGCCTGAGGTGAGCGGCGTGCTCAGCTGGAAGCAGCTGCTGCAGCTCGTACCCGACGTGGACGCGGCGTGGTTCTGCTATGAGAAGCAGAATACGCAGCAGCTGCGCAGCCTTATCCGCGAGGCCGTCGCTTCGTCTGGACAGCCTCAGGCTGCTGAGACGTCGCTGGCTGGCGAAGCTGTTGCCGTGACCGACTCCGAGCGACCTGTAGACGCGGATGCTCAGGCTGGTGGCGAAGCTGCGAGCTCGGCCGCTTCCCGTCGGCTGAGGCTGCTCCTGATCGTCGGACCCGAGGGCGGGTTTACCGAGAAGGAAGCGGAGGCTGCAGAGGCGGCAGGCTGCCGCGCGGTGTCGCTGGGCAGACGAATATTACGGACGGAGACGGCCGCGATGGTCGGTCTCACCTGTATTTTATATGAATCCGGAGAAATGGGAGGAATGGAGTAG
- a CDS encoding S-layer homology domain-containing protein — protein sequence MGVTGDVYDSESYPKAPNLGTYRITLEEGALPSQAMFVEVVPKDLNGNLLPEAYRMQVHDSILNETVQAATYKSLAAPSMTPYIGLRDLELGVAEGVISWIEYQPYEAATSYVAYFVNAENVKLKPIAEIQRKGVAFELGEHTIYLYRVSLPPGTVIPQGAQRIGLFGKSEHGESEIGAFTGLWDFKMTDTEYDYAIDTDGRAGQLNVELSWATRVDETSITGYEIVFETDTHVRIDGHSIIIAKGQSPYRVTITSSQIPASARAVVVLARNGAGDEFEQSRQWLYDNISEETTASLPQGLYLAPAFYAGFDDVDGDSGELGGELFFIHQNHMMSLPRFQLYFINSQQQKLKPILQVQRLPFGSHVVDIPYNTPIPSGATAIGIYTVTSEGESAPLVLPIQDKLYGPSLSADQIQIVNNKEGTSDTVTVTNLLAGDVIKVYTSSSTPYPLYVRKIASGATSMSLELAQLGKDAGSLYFSLQRGNALPSLKLAKSYTAEPAPAGGGGCCFGGGGGIIGNAAELKEEVVQVNGKKKSVTVVNEDQLKKLTDDQLKGSNRELKIDMTSSAQGYELQLNSSLIGELGKKKSDAIVAVSTPIGAVRLPLAALQEAAKLASDKADASVKLQIEELPASEQQRLAKDVATSGGEVVGKALSFELTLLDKQNKVVGSANDFSVYVGHTIVLPSGFALKQGEQLAGAVWDEATGSLVPVPLTYKAASNGKPAEVTMWRKGNSIYTVYKAQKPFTDVADDHYAKAAVDALAAGSIINGFEDDTFRADVQVKRSEFAALLVRALGLKSAQQASLTFSDVASDDWFADVVYTAVNAGLISGYEDGTFRPEQTITHQEAVTMLSNALKSVQPGLKLNDTDRSTYITNSNGKLSVDDWALDAAALAWRFQVLQADNGVAFTKDAAATRGATALWIHRLLQRAPWPMQ from the coding sequence GTGGGAGTAACAGGTGATGTTTACGATAGCGAGAGCTACCCGAAGGCACCGAATTTAGGGACTTATCGTATTACCTTAGAAGAGGGTGCACTGCCGTCCCAGGCGATGTTCGTCGAGGTGGTGCCAAAAGATTTGAACGGCAATTTGTTGCCTGAAGCATACCGGATGCAGGTGCATGACAGCATCTTGAATGAAACGGTACAGGCGGCAACCTATAAGTCATTGGCCGCACCGAGCATGACTCCTTACATTGGACTTCGTGATTTGGAGCTTGGCGTTGCTGAAGGAGTAATCTCGTGGATCGAATATCAGCCTTATGAAGCAGCAACTAGCTACGTGGCCTATTTTGTTAATGCTGAGAACGTGAAGCTGAAGCCGATTGCAGAGATTCAGAGGAAGGGCGTTGCCTTTGAACTGGGAGAACACACTATTTATTTGTATAGGGTCTCGCTGCCTCCAGGCACAGTAATTCCGCAAGGGGCCCAGCGTATCGGCCTATTCGGCAAGAGCGAGCATGGAGAGTCGGAAATCGGTGCATTCACAGGCTTATGGGACTTCAAAATGACCGATACGGAATATGACTATGCGATCGATACAGATGGCCGAGCCGGTCAGCTTAATGTGGAGCTCTCATGGGCTACTAGGGTAGACGAGACTTCAATAACAGGCTATGAGATTGTTTTCGAGACTGATACCCATGTCCGCATTGACGGACATTCGATCATTATTGCTAAGGGGCAGTCGCCCTATCGCGTTACAATAACCAGCAGTCAAATTCCTGCGTCAGCAAGAGCGGTTGTTGTTCTAGCTCGAAATGGTGCTGGTGATGAATTTGAGCAATCGAGACAATGGCTATACGATAATATTTCAGAGGAGACCACAGCCTCTTTACCGCAAGGGCTGTATCTAGCTCCTGCTTTTTATGCAGGATTTGATGATGTAGATGGCGATTCGGGAGAGCTCGGCGGTGAGTTGTTCTTTATCCATCAGAACCATATGATGTCTTTGCCTCGTTTCCAGCTCTATTTCATTAACAGTCAGCAACAGAAGCTTAAGCCAATCTTACAAGTGCAAAGATTACCGTTCGGAAGCCACGTGGTAGACATCCCATACAACACGCCAATACCAAGCGGCGCAACCGCAATTGGTATCTATACGGTAACCTCTGAGGGAGAAAGCGCGCCTCTTGTGCTGCCGATTCAAGATAAACTGTATGGCCCATCGTTGTCGGCTGATCAGATTCAAATTGTGAACAACAAGGAAGGTACTTCGGACACGGTAACGGTGACGAATCTGCTCGCAGGTGATGTCATTAAAGTGTATACAAGTAGCAGCACCCCTTACCCGCTGTATGTTCGTAAAATTGCGTCCGGAGCGACGTCGATGTCTCTGGAGCTCGCTCAGCTGGGCAAGGATGCAGGCAGCTTATATTTCTCCTTGCAGCGCGGGAACGCACTTCCAAGTCTGAAGCTCGCGAAGTCTTATACGGCTGAGCCGGCACCTGCTGGTGGTGGAGGCTGCTGCTTCGGCGGAGGCGGCGGAATTATCGGGAACGCAGCCGAGCTCAAGGAAGAAGTTGTGCAGGTGAACGGGAAGAAGAAATCAGTCACGGTCGTGAACGAGGACCAGCTGAAGAAGCTTACCGATGATCAGCTCAAGGGTAGCAACCGCGAGCTGAAGATTGATATGACCTCCAGCGCTCAAGGCTATGAGCTGCAGCTGAACAGCAGCCTGATCGGGGAGCTGGGGAAGAAGAAATCGGATGCTATCGTAGCGGTTAGCACGCCGATCGGCGCGGTTCGTCTGCCGCTTGCGGCATTGCAGGAGGCGGCCAAGCTGGCGAGCGACAAAGCGGATGCAAGTGTGAAGCTGCAAATTGAGGAGCTGCCGGCGTCTGAGCAGCAGCGTCTTGCGAAGGATGTAGCGACGAGCGGTGGAGAGGTAGTGGGCAAGGCACTGTCCTTCGAGCTGACGCTATTGGATAAGCAGAACAAAGTGGTAGGTAGTGCTAATGATTTCTCCGTCTATGTAGGGCATACGATCGTGCTTCCGAGCGGCTTCGCGCTGAAGCAGGGCGAGCAGCTGGCTGGCGCAGTATGGGATGAAGCAACGGGCTCCTTGGTGCCTGTGCCGCTCACCTACAAGGCTGCGAGCAACGGCAAACCTGCGGAAGTTACGATGTGGAGAAAAGGAAATTCGATCTATACGGTGTATAAAGCACAAAAGCCGTTCACCGATGTGGCGGACGATCATTATGCCAAGGCTGCTGTAGATGCTCTTGCGGCAGGCTCAATCATTAACGGCTTCGAGGACGATACGTTCCGAGCAGATGTTCAGGTGAAGCGATCTGAATTCGCGGCGCTGCTCGTTCGTGCGCTCGGCTTGAAGTCTGCACAGCAAGCGAGCTTGACGTTCTCAGATGTAGCATCTGACGATTGGTTCGCGGACGTCGTCTACACGGCTGTGAATGCAGGACTGATCAGCGGCTATGAGGACGGTACGTTCCGTCCGGAGCAGACGATTACGCATCAGGAAGCGGTCACGATGCTTAGCAATGCGCTGAAGTCGGTGCAGCCGGGTCTCAAGCTCAACGACACGGATCGCAGCACATATATAACCAATTCGAACGGCAAGCTGTCCGTCGATGATTGGGCACTGGATGCGGCTGCTTTAGCTTGGAGATTCCAGGTGCTGCAGGCGGATAACGGCGTTGCCTTCACGAAGGATGCTGCCGCTACACGCGGCGCAACGGCGCTCTGGATTCACAGGCTGCTACAGCGTGCGCCTTGGCCGATGCAATAA